A stretch of Aerococcus urinaehominis DNA encodes these proteins:
- the yycF gene encoding response regulator YycF, protein MSKILVVDDEKPIADILTFNLKKEGYQVVTAGDGEEALEKFSAEDPDLVVLDLMLPKKDGLEVCREIRKTSQVPIIMLTAKDDEIDKVLGLELGADDYVTKPFQNREFVARIKANLRRTAQLREAEAVTNEVANKQIVIGDLIIHEDAYAASRHGEELDLTHREFELLHYLAQHVGQVMTREDLLQTVWGYDYFGDVRTVDVTVRRLREKIEENPSHPNLLMTRRGVGYFIKNPDQE, encoded by the coding sequence ATGAGTAAGATTCTAGTTGTTGACGATGAAAAGCCGATTGCTGATATTTTAACTTTTAACTTGAAGAAAGAGGGTTACCAGGTAGTGACAGCTGGTGACGGGGAAGAAGCACTGGAAAAATTTTCCGCTGAAGATCCTGATCTGGTCGTACTTGATTTAATGCTGCCAAAAAAAGATGGCCTAGAAGTTTGCCGGGAAATTCGAAAAACTAGCCAGGTGCCTATTATTATGTTAACAGCCAAAGATGATGAGATAGATAAGGTATTAGGTCTGGAGCTGGGTGCCGATGACTATGTCACCAAGCCCTTCCAAAATCGGGAATTTGTGGCTCGAATTAAGGCTAATTTACGCCGGACGGCTCAGTTGCGAGAGGCTGAAGCTGTTACTAATGAGGTGGCAAATAAACAAATTGTGATTGGCGACCTAATTATTCATGAAGATGCTTATGCTGCTAGTCGACATGGCGAAGAATTGGACTTAACGCATCGTGAATTTGAGCTTTTACATTATTTGGCCCAGCATGTTGGTCAGGTGATGACGAGAGAAGATCTTTTACAAACGGTATGGGGCTACGATTATTTTGGTGATGTGCGGACGGTGGATGTAACAGTCAGACGCCTAAGGGAGAAGATTGAGGAAAACCCTAGCCATCCTAATTTACTGATGACCAGACGAGGTGTCGGCTACTTTATTAAAAATCCTGACCAGGAGTAA